DNA sequence from the Alkalilimnicola ehrlichii MLHE-1 genome:
GGGCTGAGACACAGCACAGGCAGCCGCCGGGGATCTCCTCCAGCGCCACCCCGGTGTCCTCCAGCAGGCCGCCGTCCACGCCGATCTCCCCAAACTCGTTGACCAGCACCGCCCAGCGCTCGCCCTGTGGCCGCCCCGCCAGCAGCCCCCGGATGGTGGTGGTCTTGCCCACCCCCAGGAAGCCGGTGATGAGATTGGTCCTGATCAGCGGTCCGCCGCCGGTAACGGTCATGCCCTCCTCCCTTCGTTCCGCCTGCACCTGCGCCCATTACACCACAGCCCCGGGGGCGCTGAGCGGTGGCTCCGCGCCGGCGGCCGGGGCTTGGGGGGCCGGCCGCCGGCGATACCATGGCGCCAGGGGATTGGCGGACGAGAGGCCCGGGCATGACCCATGCGGTGTTTCGCTTTTACGAGGAGCTGAACGACTTCCTGCCGCCGGAACGGCGCAAGGTGGCCTTCGATCACCCGCTGGACCGCCGGGCCGCTGTCAAGGACGTAATCGAGCGCTCGCGGCAGCGCGACGACCGGGCGCCGGGCGCGCCGCCCGCCTCCGGCGGTGGCTGACCTGCCCCTGCCCCGCCGTTCAGCCGAGCCGTGGCCCCAGGTAGTCGAGCAGGTCCTGCAGGCTGTGCAGCCGGCCGTAGTCGGCCTCCGGGATGTCCACCCCCAGCCGCTTGTGCAGCGCGGTCAGCAGATTGAGCGCATCCACCGAGTCCAGGTCGTACTCGTCACGCAGGGACGCCTGATCGTCCACCGCCGCCACATCGACATCGGGGGCGATGCGGGCCAGCTCCTCGAGAATGGTGCGGCGCAGGTCTTCTTGCTTCACAGGGCCTCCGGCTGCTGCAGGTCTTGTTCGATCCGGTTAAGGAAGCGGGCGCCCAGATGGCCGTCGCAGACCCGGTGATCCGCCGCCAGCGAGACATCCACCGCCGGCCTGGCGGCCAGCCCATCCCCCACCACCACCGGCCGCCGGCGCACACGGCCGAAGCCGATCATGGCCACCTGGGGCGGATGGATGACGCCGTAGACGGTGTCCACGCCGCGCTCCCCCAGGGCGGTGATGGTGGCCGTCGGGGCCGTGACCTCCGAGCTGCGCAGGCCGCCGCCCCGGGCCCGGTCGATGAGGTCGCGCAGGCGGACCATGAGGTCAGGGACATTGAGCCGGTCCGCGTCCAGCAGCGCCGGCGCGATCAACCCGCCGCCACGCAGGTGGATGGCCACGCCCAGGTGCACCGAGTCCGCGGGCTGGAAGCCCTGCTCATGGTAGTGGCCGTTGAGGTCCGGGTACTTGCGCAGGGCCCGCGCTGCGGCCTTGGCAAACAGCGCGGCCATCACCAGCCGCGATTCCGGCGGGCGCTCGCGGTTGTAGGCGGTCAGCCAGTCGTGGGCCGCCTTCAGGTCCACGGTGGTGTTCAGGTAGTAGTGGGGGATCTCCCGCTTGGAACGGGTCATGGCCGCGGCGATGGCCCGCCGCATCTCGTCACGATCGAACCCGGCCGGGCGTGTCGGAGGGGGCTCCGCCGGGGCCGCGGCAGGCCGGGCACCGGCGGCGTGTTCCACGTCACCGGCCAGCACCGCGCCCCCCGGCCCACTGCCCCGCAACCCGGCCGGGTCCACGCCGAGCTCCCGGGCACGGCGGCGGGCGGCGGGGGAGAGCCGCACCGGCGCCCGGCCTGGCGTGCCGGCCGGGGGTTCCGGCCCCGACACAGCCGGTTCCGGCTCCGGCTCCGGCTCCGGCTCGGGCTCGGGCTCCGGCTCCGGCTCCGGCTCCGGCTCCGGCTCCGGCTCGGGCTTCGGCTTGGGCTTCGGCTTGGGCTTCGGCTTGGGCTTCGGCTTGGGCTTCGGCTCGGGCTTCGGCTTGGGTTCCGGCTTGGGTTCCGGCTTGGGGCTCCCCTCGCCCGCTTCCAGGCCACGGCCATCGCCGATCCGAGCCATCGGTGCCCCCACCGGCAGCCGGGTGCCCGGTTCTTCGTAGAGCGCCTCGACCACCCCCGACTCAAACACCTCCACCTCGATGGCGCCCTTGTTGGTCTCCACCACCGCGATGACCTGGCCCTTCTCCACCCGGTCGCCCGGCCGCACCCGCCACTCCACCAGTTCCCCGGACGCCATGTCGGCGCCCAGGGAGGGCATGAGAAAATCGCTCATTCCGCCCCCTCCATGACCTGTCGGGCGGCCCCGACGATGTCCTCCACCTGGGGCAGGGCTGCCGTCTCCAGGTGGCGTGCGTAGGGGATCGGGATCTCGGCCGAGCAGACCCGGGCGATGGGGGCGTCCAGGTACCACAGGGCCTGTTCCGCCAGGATGGCGCTGATCTCCGCAGCCAGGCTGCCGGTCTTCCACCCCTCGTCCACAATCACCGCCCGCTGGGTGCGGGTAACCGATGCCACCAGGGCCTCCGTATCCAGCGGGCGCAACACCCGCAGATCCAGCACTTCGGCCTCGATACCCTCCTCTGCCAGCGCCTCGGCCGCCTCCAGGGTCTTACCCAGACTGCCGCCGTAGGTGATCAGGGTCAGGTGCTGGCCCGGCCGGCGGATGGCGGCCTGGCGGATATCCACCCCCTGCGGGCAGGGGGTCAGCTCGCCCTCCTGGTTGTAGAGCAGGACGTGCTCGAAGATCACCACCGGGTTGGGGTCATGCAGCGCCGCCCAAAGCATGTGCCGGGCGTCCTCCAGGGTGCCCGGCGCCAGCACCTTGAGCCCGGGCACGTGGGCGTACCAGTTCTCCAGGCTGTGGGAGTGCTGGGCAGCCACCTGCCGGCCGGCGCCGGTGGCCATGCGGATCACCAGGGGGACGGGGAACTGGCCGCCGGACATGTGCAGCAGCGTGGCGGCGTTATTGACGATCTGGTCCAGCGCCAGCAGGCTGAAGTTCACCGTCATGATCTCGACGATGGGCCGGGCGCCGCCCAGGGCCGCGCCGACCCCGGCGCCGGTGAAGCCGTTCTCCGAGAGCGGGGTGTCGCGCATCCGCTCCGGCCCAAACTGCTCCAGCAACCCGCGGGAGACGGCGTAGCAGCCCCCGTAGTGACCGATGTCCTCCCCCATCATGAAGCTGCGCGGCTCATGGGTCAGGGCCTCGATCAAGCCACGCCGGAAGGCCTCGCGGAAGCTCAGCCGCTCCGGCTCGGTCGCCACATCGGGGGGCGGAGGGGGCGCCTCCGACACCGGTGCGCAGACGTGATCCAGCAGGGTATCCGGGGACTCCCATTCGGCCTGCTCGGCGAAGGCCACGGCGGCGTCAATCTCCTCACCGATTTCCCCGTCCATGGCCTCCAACTCCCCCTCGTGCAGCGCCCCGGAGCGGCTCATCCAATCACTGAGCCGCCGGATCGGGTCGCGGGCCTGCCACGCCTCCACCTCCGCCTTGTCACGGTAGAGCTGCGGGTCGAACATGGAGTGGGCCCGGAAGCGGTAGGTCTCGCACTCCAGGAAGCGCGGCCCCTCGCCGGCACGCACGGAGGCC
Encoded proteins:
- a CDS encoding ubiquitin family protein, which gives rise to MTHAVFRFYEELNDFLPPERRKVAFDHPLDRRAAVKDVIERSRQRDDRAPGAPPASGGG
- a CDS encoding acyl carrier protein; protein product: MKQEDLRRTILEELARIAPDVDVAAVDDQASLRDEYDLDSVDALNLLTALHKRLGVDIPEADYGRLHSLQDLLDYLGPRLG
- a CDS encoding dihydrolipoamide acetyltransferase family protein, with the protein product MSDFLMPSLGADMASGELVEWRVRPGDRVEKGQVIAVVETNKGAIEVEVFESGVVEALYEEPGTRLPVGAPMARIGDGRGLEAGEGSPKPEPKPEPKPKPEPKPKPKPKPKPKPKPKPKPEPEPEPEPEPEPEPEPEPEPEPEPEPAVSGPEPPAGTPGRAPVRLSPAARRRARELGVDPAGLRGSGPGGAVLAGDVEHAAGARPAAAPAEPPPTRPAGFDRDEMRRAIAAAMTRSKREIPHYYLNTTVDLKAAHDWLTAYNRERPPESRLVMAALFAKAAARALRKYPDLNGHYHEQGFQPADSVHLGVAIHLRGGGLIAPALLDADRLNVPDLMVRLRDLIDRARGGGLRSSEVTAPTATITALGERGVDTVYGVIHPPQVAMIGFGRVRRRPVVVGDGLAARPAVDVSLAADHRVCDGHLGARFLNRIEQDLQQPEAL
- the pdhA gene encoding pyruvate dehydrogenase (acetyl-transferring) E1 component subunit alpha, which gives rise to MTTDSEGKPRLSRTHLLALLRQMLRMRRFEERCVELYTQEKIRGFLHVYIGEEAVGAGAMFGLDPNDGVVATYREHGHALLNRIAMNPVMAEMYGKAAGCSLGRGGSMHLFDAEHRFYGGNAIVGGGLPLAVGLALADKLAGRQRVTACFFGDGAVAEGVFHESLNLAALWQLPVFFVCENNQYAMGTALHLAHAQTELYRKAEALGVPAERVDGMDVVAVEAASGRALASVRAGEGPRFLECETYRFRAHSMFDPQLYRDKAEVEAWQARDPIRRLSDWMSRSGALHEGELEAMDGEIGEEIDAAVAFAEQAEWESPDTLLDHVCAPVSEAPPPPPDVATEPERLSFREAFRRGLIEALTHEPRSFMMGEDIGHYGGCYAVSRGLLEQFGPERMRDTPLSENGFTGAGVGAALGGARPIVEIMTVNFSLLALDQIVNNAATLLHMSGGQFPVPLVIRMATGAGRQVAAQHSHSLENWYAHVPGLKVLAPGTLEDARHMLWAALHDPNPVVIFEHVLLYNQEGELTPCPQGVDIRQAAIRRPGQHLTLITYGGSLGKTLEAAEALAEEGIEAEVLDLRVLRPLDTEALVASVTRTQRAVIVDEGWKTGSLAAEISAILAEQALWYLDAPIARVCSAEIPIPYARHLETAALPQVEDIVGAARQVMEGAE